The DNA sequence CCTCATCTCCAGGTAAACACGGAGCAGCAAAAGCTAGAATCGAAGCTGTAGGTGTCTTTGACAACCAAAAAAGAAGTCTCGTAAAACCTGTAGATAACAAAGTAGATATTCCTATCATTGACAAAAGATTAGGACAAGTTATTTCAATCCAAGGTGACACTGTTCAATTAATGGATATGGAAAACTACGACACCCTCGACTTACCAATGCCTGAAGACTTAAAAGACTCTATCGTTGAAGGTATTGAAGTTGAATACATTGTCGCTTTAGGAAACATGAAAATAATGAGAACTAGAGGATCTAACTAGATTCCTTTTCTCTTATTTATTTTCCTTTTGAGAGATAATATTATGCTTTTAAATACTTATGAACCATGGAAATTTGCATTCTCTCAAGAAATTGAGGATATAAAGGAAAATTCA is a window from the Methanobrevibacter sp. genome containing:
- a CDS encoding translation initiation factor IF-5A — encoded protein: MSTKVVEIKTLKVGKYVVLGGEACKIISYTTSSPGKHGAAKARIEAVGVFDNQKRSLVKPVDNKVDIPIIDKRLGQVISIQGDTVQLMDMENYDTLDLPMPEDLKDSIVEGIEVEYIVALGNMKIMRTRGSN